Proteins from a genomic interval of Neodiprion lecontei isolate iyNeoLeco1 chromosome 2, iyNeoLeco1.1, whole genome shotgun sequence:
- the LOC107228218 gene encoding protein henna isoform X1, producing MDCFSLQARECVERIEKRTLTRVDLSSSIEMTPNPMVPDPKLMDGGNYIKEGRDSAKSTCLIFSPREDDEVGSLGRYLKLFAKHKVNLLHIESRSSARTVDNYEFMVECAPGGDLAAVIETLRDQCGYFSIISRNHKDNLGTVPWFPGRIRDLDRFANQILSYGSELDSDHPGFTDTVYRARRKYFADIAYHYKHGEPIPRVDYTPAETATWGVVFRKLTSMYPKYACREHNHVFPLLIENCGYREDNIPQLEDISNFLKDCTGFTLRPVAGLLSSRDFLAGLAFRVFHSTQYIRHSSKPLYTPEPDVCHEVLGHVPLFADPAFAQFSQVIGLASLGAPDEYIEKLATCFWFTVEFGLCRQNGELKAYGAGLLSSYGELEYSLSDKPELRPFDPAKTALQKYPITEYQPVYFVAEDFEDAKEKMIKFAQTIPRKFGVRYDPYTQSVNIIDSKHQIEDLVTNVNQEVQLLMDALKKLKD from the exons ATGGATTGTTTCTCACTGCAGGCGCGTGAATGCGTTGAGAGAATCGAGAAGCGAACGCTAACCCGGGTCGATTTATCGTCGAGCATCGAAATGACACCGAATCCAATGGTCCCAGAT CCGAAACTCATGGACGGTGGAAACTACATCAAGGAAGGCAGAGACTCGGCCAAAAGCACTTGCCTGATATTCTCACCCCGGGAAGACGACGAGGTCGGGAGTCTAGGACGCTACTTGAAACTATTCGCA AAGCACAAAGTCAACCTCCTCCACATCGAGTCAAGGAGCTCGGCTCGGACCGTCGACAACTATGAATTCATGGTGGAGTGCGCACCTGGCGGTGACTTGGCTGCCGTTATCGAAACTCTGCGCGACCAGTGCGGATACTTCTCTATAATATCCAG GAACCACAAGGACAACCTGGGCACCGTTCCGTGGTTCCCCGGCAGGATACGAGACTTGGACAGATTCGCGAACCAGATTCTATCCTACGGTTCTGAACTGGACTCTGATCATCCCGGATTTACAGACACGGTTTACAGAGCGAGGAGGAAGTACTTCGCCGACATCGCCTACCACTACAAACA TGGAGAGCCCATTCCACGGGTCGATTACACTCCCGCAGAAACCGCCACGTGGGGTGTCGTATTCAGGAAACTGACGTCGATGTACCCGAAGTACGCCTGCAGGGAACACAATCACGTGTTTCCGCTGCTTATAGAGAACTGCGGCTACAGGGAGGACAACATTCCGCAGCTTGAGGATATCTCGAATTTCCTAAAAG ATTGCACGGGGTTCACGCTTCGTCCAGTCGCCGGTCTTCTTTCGTCGCGCGACTTCCTCGCCGGCTTGGCCTTCCGAGTCTTTCACAGCACCCAGTACATCAGGCACAGCAGCAAACCTCTCTACACCCCGGAACCCGACGTTTGCCACGAGGTCCTTGGCCATGTTCCACTTTTCGCAGACCCGGCATTCGCGCAGTTCTCTCAGGTCATCGGGCTCGCCTCCCTCGGAGCTCCGGACGAGTACATCGAGAAGCTCGCCACC TGCTTTTGGTTCACCGTTGAATTCGGCCTCTGTAGACAAAACGGAGAACTGAAGGCTTACGGTGCCGGGCTTTTGTCGTCCTACGGTGAGCTGGAATACAGCCTGAGCGACAAGCCGGAGCTGAGACCATTCGATCCGGCAAAAACGGCGCTTCAGAAATACCCAATAACCGAATATCAGCCGGTCTACTTCGTCGCCGAGGATTTCGAGGACGCGAAGGAAAAGATGAT aaaattcGCCCAAACGATTCCGAGGAAATTTGGCGTCAGATACGATCCGTACACGCAAAGTGTTAACATCATCGACAGCAAACACCAAATCGAAGATTTAGTCACGAACGTTAATCAGGAAGTTCAACTTTTGATGGACGCGTTGAAAAAGCTGAAGGATTAA
- the LOC107228218 gene encoding protein henna isoform X2, with product MIGTQIARNSSDMQQYRDSVGKGSPPDKPKLMDGGNYIKEGRDSAKSTCLIFSPREDDEVGSLGRYLKLFAKHKVNLLHIESRSSARTVDNYEFMVECAPGGDLAAVIETLRDQCGYFSIISRNHKDNLGTVPWFPGRIRDLDRFANQILSYGSELDSDHPGFTDTVYRARRKYFADIAYHYKHGEPIPRVDYTPAETATWGVVFRKLTSMYPKYACREHNHVFPLLIENCGYREDNIPQLEDISNFLKDCTGFTLRPVAGLLSSRDFLAGLAFRVFHSTQYIRHSSKPLYTPEPDVCHEVLGHVPLFADPAFAQFSQVIGLASLGAPDEYIEKLATCFWFTVEFGLCRQNGELKAYGAGLLSSYGELEYSLSDKPELRPFDPAKTALQKYPITEYQPVYFVAEDFEDAKEKMIKFAQTIPRKFGVRYDPYTQSVNIIDSKHQIEDLVTNVNQEVQLLMDALKKLKD from the exons ATGATCGGTACGCAAATCGCCAGAAATTCATCGGACATGCAGCAATATCGAGATTCTGTAGGCAAGGGTTCCCCTCCTGACAAG CCGAAACTCATGGACGGTGGAAACTACATCAAGGAAGGCAGAGACTCGGCCAAAAGCACTTGCCTGATATTCTCACCCCGGGAAGACGACGAGGTCGGGAGTCTAGGACGCTACTTGAAACTATTCGCA AAGCACAAAGTCAACCTCCTCCACATCGAGTCAAGGAGCTCGGCTCGGACCGTCGACAACTATGAATTCATGGTGGAGTGCGCACCTGGCGGTGACTTGGCTGCCGTTATCGAAACTCTGCGCGACCAGTGCGGATACTTCTCTATAATATCCAG GAACCACAAGGACAACCTGGGCACCGTTCCGTGGTTCCCCGGCAGGATACGAGACTTGGACAGATTCGCGAACCAGATTCTATCCTACGGTTCTGAACTGGACTCTGATCATCCCGGATTTACAGACACGGTTTACAGAGCGAGGAGGAAGTACTTCGCCGACATCGCCTACCACTACAAACA TGGAGAGCCCATTCCACGGGTCGATTACACTCCCGCAGAAACCGCCACGTGGGGTGTCGTATTCAGGAAACTGACGTCGATGTACCCGAAGTACGCCTGCAGGGAACACAATCACGTGTTTCCGCTGCTTATAGAGAACTGCGGCTACAGGGAGGACAACATTCCGCAGCTTGAGGATATCTCGAATTTCCTAAAAG ATTGCACGGGGTTCACGCTTCGTCCAGTCGCCGGTCTTCTTTCGTCGCGCGACTTCCTCGCCGGCTTGGCCTTCCGAGTCTTTCACAGCACCCAGTACATCAGGCACAGCAGCAAACCTCTCTACACCCCGGAACCCGACGTTTGCCACGAGGTCCTTGGCCATGTTCCACTTTTCGCAGACCCGGCATTCGCGCAGTTCTCTCAGGTCATCGGGCTCGCCTCCCTCGGAGCTCCGGACGAGTACATCGAGAAGCTCGCCACC TGCTTTTGGTTCACCGTTGAATTCGGCCTCTGTAGACAAAACGGAGAACTGAAGGCTTACGGTGCCGGGCTTTTGTCGTCCTACGGTGAGCTGGAATACAGCCTGAGCGACAAGCCGGAGCTGAGACCATTCGATCCGGCAAAAACGGCGCTTCAGAAATACCCAATAACCGAATATCAGCCGGTCTACTTCGTCGCCGAGGATTTCGAGGACGCGAAGGAAAAGATGAT aaaattcGCCCAAACGATTCCGAGGAAATTTGGCGTCAGATACGATCCGTACACGCAAAGTGTTAACATCATCGACAGCAAACACCAAATCGAAGATTTAGTCACGAACGTTAATCAGGAAGTTCAACTTTTGATGGACGCGTTGAAAAAGCTGAAGGATTAA
- the LOC107221405 gene encoding circadian locomoter output cycles protein kaput — translation MSSYIRGGTMCHSDDIMDDDTDNKDGTKRKSRNLSEKKRRDQFNILVNELGGMISTNATKMDKSTVLKSTISFLKNHNEIAMRSRVHEIQKDWKPSFLSNEEFTHLILEALDGFIMVLSSNGRIIYASQSVMSLLGYLPTDLTNTSIYDIVYQDDHALLYNVLTNHTEAHDQREWSKDNQVPFACHIKIEGLEFREEPVYELVQFVGYFRSNLNVNFETNNFIPTGHLDGVLCDDTKFVPSGYACYLSQRELLIFVGTGHLQTSQLIREMYIVDSAKSEFTSRHSLEWKFLFLDHRAPPIIGYLPIEVLGTSGYDYYHVDDLDKVVESHETLMQKGDGTTCHYRFLTKGQQWIWLRTRYYISYNQWNSKPEFVICTHSVVNYIDVMKESRRNFGNFGKSYSQDVDVPESPTNHQQPQVATLSLSGFAPSPSSSRSFKTSRSVAATPHSQYQGDPGSDTTSRSDGSPSSRHSHQSPQSLRPKANSQSTVTMPTTVREETPALQPGEMNPACLEFVGQNQVVTAIPVQPIITGSPAVPTLPIGISTLQIPESLNQQQNIVITSTQKQMQDELHRKHEELEQLIVHQQEVLTRAYEQLLFSRYGINCPSINVGVPYQASSCPQTTRCVSGAGAAEHRPMSAPGVQDASVFPVSMPLSVSVVPSELFVHPLVVSPVPTAAQVTPSQFGATRVAPVHQTGNLPSTSQHYHHQQHHPYNHHHQQQQQQQQQQQQQQQHQHQQQQQQQQQQQQQ, via the exons ATGTCTTCCTACATTCGTGGCGGGACCATGTGCCACTCCGA TGACATAATGGACGATGATACAGACAACAAGGACGGCACGAAGCG GAAGTCGCGGAATCTGAGCGAGAAGAAACGACGGGATCAATTCAACATACTGGTGAATGAGCTTGGCGGCATGATCAGTACAAATGCGACGAAAATGGACAAATCCACGgtgttaaagtcgacgatatCCTTCCTCAAGAACCATAACG AAATAGCAATGAGGTCAAGGGTTCACGAAATTCAGAAGGACTGGAAGCCGTCGTTTCTTTCAAACGAAGAATTTACGCATCTAATTCTAGAG GCGTTGGACGGTTTTATAATGGTCCTGTCTTCCAACGGACGCATAATCTACGCATCTCAAAGTGTGATGTCGTTGCTTGGTTACCTTCCAACCGACCTTACCAACACCTCGATTTACGACATTGTCTACCAGGATGACCATGCCCTTCTCTACAACGTCCTCACGAATCACACCGAAGCCCATGACCAACGCGAGTGGAGCAAAG ACAATCAAGTACCATTCGCGTGTCACATAAAAATCGAGGGACTTGAGTTTCGGGAAGAACCTGTTTATGAGCTCGTCCAATTTGTCGGATATTTCC GTTCGAATCTAAACGTCAACTTTGAGACGAACAACTTCATCCCGACCGGTCATTTGGACGGAGTTTTATGCGATGACACAAAGTTCGTGCCTTCCGGTTACGCATGTTATCTATCACAGCGAGAATT GCTAATATTCGTGGGTACCGGGCACCTTCAAACGTCCCAGTTGATTCGCGAAATGTACATCGTCGACAGTGCCAAGTCTGAATTTACATCGAGACACAGTTTGGAGTGGAAGTTCCTTTTCCTTGATCATCGAGCTCCACCCATCATCGGCTATTTGCCGATTGAGGTCCTCGGCACCTCGGGATACGATTACTACCACGTGGACGACCTGGACAAGGTCGTCGAGTCCCACGAGACTT TAATGCAGAAGGGTGATGGTACAACGTGCCACTATCGTTTTCTCACCAAAGGACAGCAATGGATTTGGCTCCGGACGAGGTACTACATCAGTTACAATCAGTGGAATTCCAAACCGGAATTCGTCATTTGCACTCACAGCGTCGTCAACTACATCGACGTGATGAAAGAGTCGAGGAGAAATTTTGGGAATTTCGGCAAGTCTTACAGCCAAGATGTCGACGTACCCGAATCACCGACGAATCACCAACAACCCCAA GTCGCAACGTTGTCCCTAAGTGGTTTCGCCCCCTCGCCGTCGTCCTCGAGGTCCTTCAAGACTTCTCGTTCGGTCGCGGCGACGCCACATTCTCAATATCAGGGTGACCCGGGATCGGACACGACGTCGAGGTCGGACGGATCGCCGAGCTCGAGGCACTCGCATCAGAGCCCGCAGAGCTTAAGGCCTAAAGCCAACTCCCAGTCCACGGTGACGATGCCGACGACGGTCCGGGAAGAAACTCCGGCTTTACAGCCAGGCGAAATGAACCCCGCGTGCCTTGAATTCGTCGGTCAGAATCAGGTCGTAACGGCGATTCCCGTTCAGCCGATCATCACCGGAAGTCCCGCGGTCCCGACACTACCtatcggaatttcaaccctgcAAATACCGGAG AGCTTGAACCAGCAACAGAATATAGTAATAACATCGACACAGAAGCAGATGCAGGATGAGCTGCACAGAAAGCACGAGGAGCTTGAACAGCTGATTGTTCACCAACAGGAAGTACTCACAAGAGCTTACGAGCAACTGTTGTTCTCCAGATATGGGATCAATTGCCCCTCGATAAAC GTTGGCGTGCCGTATCAGGCTTCCTCGTGTCCTCAAACAACTCGGTGCGTCAGCGGCGCAGGCGCCGCAGAACATCGTCCAATGTCTGCGCCGGGAGTTCAAGACGCCAGCGTATTTCCGGTATCGATGCCATTGTCGGTCTCCGTCGTTCCGTCGGAACTTTTCGTCCATCCACTTGTCGTTAGTCCGGTACCCACAGCGGCCCAGGTTACACCCTCCCAATTCGGCGCGACAAGGGTCGCGCCCGTTCACCAAACTGGCAACCTTCCGAGCACGTCTCAACACTACCACCATCAACAGCATCACCCTTAcaatcatcatcatcagcagcagcaacagcagcaacaacagcagcagcaacagcaacagcaccAGCaccagcaacagcaacagcaacagcaacagcaacagcaacagtaa
- the LOC107228218 gene encoding protein henna isoform X3: MTHCCSDEEMDNVPKLMDGGNYIKEGRDSAKSTCLIFSPREDDEVGSLGRYLKLFAKHKVNLLHIESRSSARTVDNYEFMVECAPGGDLAAVIETLRDQCGYFSIISRNHKDNLGTVPWFPGRIRDLDRFANQILSYGSELDSDHPGFTDTVYRARRKYFADIAYHYKHGEPIPRVDYTPAETATWGVVFRKLTSMYPKYACREHNHVFPLLIENCGYREDNIPQLEDISNFLKDCTGFTLRPVAGLLSSRDFLAGLAFRVFHSTQYIRHSSKPLYTPEPDVCHEVLGHVPLFADPAFAQFSQVIGLASLGAPDEYIEKLATCFWFTVEFGLCRQNGELKAYGAGLLSSYGELEYSLSDKPELRPFDPAKTALQKYPITEYQPVYFVAEDFEDAKEKMIKFAQTIPRKFGVRYDPYTQSVNIIDSKHQIEDLVTNVNQEVQLLMDALKKLKD; encoded by the exons atgacgCACTGCTGCAGCGACGAGGAAATGGACAACGTG CCGAAACTCATGGACGGTGGAAACTACATCAAGGAAGGCAGAGACTCGGCCAAAAGCACTTGCCTGATATTCTCACCCCGGGAAGACGACGAGGTCGGGAGTCTAGGACGCTACTTGAAACTATTCGCA AAGCACAAAGTCAACCTCCTCCACATCGAGTCAAGGAGCTCGGCTCGGACCGTCGACAACTATGAATTCATGGTGGAGTGCGCACCTGGCGGTGACTTGGCTGCCGTTATCGAAACTCTGCGCGACCAGTGCGGATACTTCTCTATAATATCCAG GAACCACAAGGACAACCTGGGCACCGTTCCGTGGTTCCCCGGCAGGATACGAGACTTGGACAGATTCGCGAACCAGATTCTATCCTACGGTTCTGAACTGGACTCTGATCATCCCGGATTTACAGACACGGTTTACAGAGCGAGGAGGAAGTACTTCGCCGACATCGCCTACCACTACAAACA TGGAGAGCCCATTCCACGGGTCGATTACACTCCCGCAGAAACCGCCACGTGGGGTGTCGTATTCAGGAAACTGACGTCGATGTACCCGAAGTACGCCTGCAGGGAACACAATCACGTGTTTCCGCTGCTTATAGAGAACTGCGGCTACAGGGAGGACAACATTCCGCAGCTTGAGGATATCTCGAATTTCCTAAAAG ATTGCACGGGGTTCACGCTTCGTCCAGTCGCCGGTCTTCTTTCGTCGCGCGACTTCCTCGCCGGCTTGGCCTTCCGAGTCTTTCACAGCACCCAGTACATCAGGCACAGCAGCAAACCTCTCTACACCCCGGAACCCGACGTTTGCCACGAGGTCCTTGGCCATGTTCCACTTTTCGCAGACCCGGCATTCGCGCAGTTCTCTCAGGTCATCGGGCTCGCCTCCCTCGGAGCTCCGGACGAGTACATCGAGAAGCTCGCCACC TGCTTTTGGTTCACCGTTGAATTCGGCCTCTGTAGACAAAACGGAGAACTGAAGGCTTACGGTGCCGGGCTTTTGTCGTCCTACGGTGAGCTGGAATACAGCCTGAGCGACAAGCCGGAGCTGAGACCATTCGATCCGGCAAAAACGGCGCTTCAGAAATACCCAATAACCGAATATCAGCCGGTCTACTTCGTCGCCGAGGATTTCGAGGACGCGAAGGAAAAGATGAT aaaattcGCCCAAACGATTCCGAGGAAATTTGGCGTCAGATACGATCCGTACACGCAAAGTGTTAACATCATCGACAGCAAACACCAAATCGAAGATTTAGTCACGAACGTTAATCAGGAAGTTCAACTTTTGATGGACGCGTTGAAAAAGCTGAAGGATTAA
- the LOC107228218 gene encoding protein henna isoform X4, translating into MDGGNYIKEGRDSAKSTCLIFSPREDDEVGSLGRYLKLFAKHKVNLLHIESRSSARTVDNYEFMVECAPGGDLAAVIETLRDQCGYFSIISRNHKDNLGTVPWFPGRIRDLDRFANQILSYGSELDSDHPGFTDTVYRARRKYFADIAYHYKHGEPIPRVDYTPAETATWGVVFRKLTSMYPKYACREHNHVFPLLIENCGYREDNIPQLEDISNFLKDCTGFTLRPVAGLLSSRDFLAGLAFRVFHSTQYIRHSSKPLYTPEPDVCHEVLGHVPLFADPAFAQFSQVIGLASLGAPDEYIEKLATCFWFTVEFGLCRQNGELKAYGAGLLSSYGELEYSLSDKPELRPFDPAKTALQKYPITEYQPVYFVAEDFEDAKEKMIKFAQTIPRKFGVRYDPYTQSVNIIDSKHQIEDLVTNVNQEVQLLMDALKKLKD; encoded by the exons ATGGACGGTGGAAACTACATCAAGGAAGGCAGAGACTCGGCCAAAAGCACTTGCCTGATATTCTCACCCCGGGAAGACGACGAGGTCGGGAGTCTAGGACGCTACTTGAAACTATTCGCA AAGCACAAAGTCAACCTCCTCCACATCGAGTCAAGGAGCTCGGCTCGGACCGTCGACAACTATGAATTCATGGTGGAGTGCGCACCTGGCGGTGACTTGGCTGCCGTTATCGAAACTCTGCGCGACCAGTGCGGATACTTCTCTATAATATCCAG GAACCACAAGGACAACCTGGGCACCGTTCCGTGGTTCCCCGGCAGGATACGAGACTTGGACAGATTCGCGAACCAGATTCTATCCTACGGTTCTGAACTGGACTCTGATCATCCCGGATTTACAGACACGGTTTACAGAGCGAGGAGGAAGTACTTCGCCGACATCGCCTACCACTACAAACA TGGAGAGCCCATTCCACGGGTCGATTACACTCCCGCAGAAACCGCCACGTGGGGTGTCGTATTCAGGAAACTGACGTCGATGTACCCGAAGTACGCCTGCAGGGAACACAATCACGTGTTTCCGCTGCTTATAGAGAACTGCGGCTACAGGGAGGACAACATTCCGCAGCTTGAGGATATCTCGAATTTCCTAAAAG ATTGCACGGGGTTCACGCTTCGTCCAGTCGCCGGTCTTCTTTCGTCGCGCGACTTCCTCGCCGGCTTGGCCTTCCGAGTCTTTCACAGCACCCAGTACATCAGGCACAGCAGCAAACCTCTCTACACCCCGGAACCCGACGTTTGCCACGAGGTCCTTGGCCATGTTCCACTTTTCGCAGACCCGGCATTCGCGCAGTTCTCTCAGGTCATCGGGCTCGCCTCCCTCGGAGCTCCGGACGAGTACATCGAGAAGCTCGCCACC TGCTTTTGGTTCACCGTTGAATTCGGCCTCTGTAGACAAAACGGAGAACTGAAGGCTTACGGTGCCGGGCTTTTGTCGTCCTACGGTGAGCTGGAATACAGCCTGAGCGACAAGCCGGAGCTGAGACCATTCGATCCGGCAAAAACGGCGCTTCAGAAATACCCAATAACCGAATATCAGCCGGTCTACTTCGTCGCCGAGGATTTCGAGGACGCGAAGGAAAAGATGAT aaaattcGCCCAAACGATTCCGAGGAAATTTGGCGTCAGATACGATCCGTACACGCAAAGTGTTAACATCATCGACAGCAAACACCAAATCGAAGATTTAGTCACGAACGTTAATCAGGAAGTTCAACTTTTGATGGACGCGTTGAAAAAGCTGAAGGATTAA